In the genome of Lentisphaera araneosa HTCC2155, the window TTCATCGAATTTTGAAGTCACTTGAACTGTAGGTGTTCCTGACTGACTATACCAACGCTTAAATTGCTTGAAATCTCGACCCGAAGCAACTTCCATGGAGTGAACAAAATCTTCAGTCGTCACAGCTTTACCATCAAAGAGATCAAAATACTTTTTCATGCCCAGCTGAAAATTACTTTCACCAATCATTGTGTGAATCATACGAATCACTTCGGCGCCCTTCTCATAAACGGTCGGCGTGTAAAAGTTATTTATCTCCATATAGGACGCTGGCTTAATTGGGTGAGCATTAGGCCCCGCATCTTCCACAAATTGCGAATCGCGCAAAGCTCGTACATCTTCAATACGGCAAACTGCGCGAGAATTTAAATCAGCTGAAAATTCTTGATCGCGAAAAACAGTTAAACCTTCCTTTAAAGTCAATTGAAACCAATCGCGGCAAGTGACGCGATTACCCGTCCAGTTATGGAAGTACTCGTGAGCAATTATACTTTCGATTCGAAAAAAGTTAGCATCCGTAGCCGTGTCGGGATTTGCCAAGGCACAGGTTGAGTTAAATATATTGAGACCCTTATTCTCCATGGCTCCCATATTGAATGCATCAACCGCAACAATCATGTAAAGGTCTAAGTCATACTCAAGATCAAAGCGATCTTCATCCCATTTCATTGACTTTTTCAATGACTCCAAAGCGTGTTCGCAGCGATCTTCATTACCATGATCCACAAAGATCTCTAGAGCGATTTCACGTCCACTCTTTGTTGTAAAATTATCATCAACTTTCGCTAAGTCACCTGCCACTAAAGCAAAGAGGTAACAAGGTTTAGGGAATGGATCTTCCCATACTGCATAGTGACGATCTCCCGTCATTTCACCGCTATCAATCAAATTCCCATTGGAGAGCAAACGTGGGAAGTCAACTTTATCAGCTTCGATACGGGTAGTAAAACTGGACATCACATCCGAACGATCGAGGTAATAACATATTTTCCTAAAGCCCTCAGGCTCATTCTGTGTGCAGTAAATATCACCAGATTGATAGAGGCCTTCTAAGGCTTTATTATTCTTTGGGTCTATTTCATTGACAATTTCCAAGATAAAATCATCACTCTTAGGAACAATCGTTAAATACTTATCACAGAGGTCGTAAGCAATACTTTCTTCACCCACATATTTCACTGAAATAAAACTTAAATTCTCACCATTGAGTTTTAACTCCCTTCTCTCACCTGAGTGATTTTTTTTAATACTTAAGCGAGAACTGACGCGGGCACAGTCATCAAAAATCTCTACGGTTAACTGTGTCTTGGGAATGAGGTAATCAGGTTCTTGGTAGTCTTTGAGGTAAATTGTATTTGCTTGACTCATTTCTTCGCCTTATTGATTGATATAAAATTTAATGTCTATAGAATACAACAAAAAATTCTTTGTACACAATGAAACCTGACCTCAGCTTAGATAAATTTCACATACTTTCTCAGTCAAAAGAGCTAAATGAGAGCACTCAGTTCTATCTCGCTCTTGGTTTAGTCCAAGTTAATGATAAAATATTCTCTGATGGCTCCGCCTGCATAGAGTTACGTGATCATTGCCAAAACATCCCAAGCATTTACATTGAGGCTCACAATGACCAAGATGTTTTCAATCATTATCAAGACCTCGGAATTATCTTTGATTGCTCCAGTACTGAAAACGGAGATACTGAGCTCTTTTTTACTGACCCCAATGGCCTCAGTATTTTTCTAGGTGAAAAAACTGCAAGACATGAGCTCCCCAATCAAAGTAGCTGTACAATTTTAGAACTCAGTCAATCTACAAAACACTACGTCGATTCCATTAATTTCTGGGTTCAACTCGGAGCCACTTGTGACGCGATGCGTTCGGATTATCCAAGGACACTTTTGCGCAATAAACCTTTGCTACTAGGCCTTCACGACAATTCGAAATATAAAGGCCAAGGACTTATTATATCCATCAAAAAAGAAGCTATCCAAAAGCTCAAAAAGCTGGGCACACCTCTTATGAAAAACTCTAACGGTAGTTTTCTATGCTTTTCACCCGATGGACTTCAATTCACTCTTAGCCTTGCTTAACGGACGGCAACTTTACCTGATTTACGCGGTAACTTCTTAAAGGCTTCCAAAGCTTCCATTGCACGCATTTTACGACCATCTAAAAGCACTTTTCCCGAATTGTCGAACACAGTTAAATTGGGAATCCCCCTACCTGCAAATTGAGCTAATCCAGACGATCTGATTTTGTCAAAATCTACCGCATTAAAAGACATTTTTTTCATGTATGAAAGCATCTCTTTTTCTGAGCGATCCGCGCAAACGAGCAAGATTTCAAAATTCTGTTTGTTCTTGTTTTCTTGGTAATATTTATCTAAAATCGGTGTGAACTGACGACAAGGCGGACACCAAGAGGCTGAATAATAAACGAGCACATAACCACGATCCTGTAAACCATGATTAGCCACCGCCTTACCACTTTTATCCACAACGCTAGTGTACAGCTTGGAGATGGGATACTTATCTCCTCCACCATTCGACACGGATGAATCCGTTTTCTTTTTGGATTGACTACTAAAAAACATAAAGCCGCAAACCACAGCTAAAATTATAAGTACTTTATTCATAAACCTTCCTCTTATTTGTAACTAAATCCTTCACACGAACAAAATCCGTGTACCTAACTTTTATCATTTTGTCTGAAATATGCGAAATAACAAGTAATTCACTTAAACTTAAGCCACAAAGCCTAGAAAAACTTTACTATCAGCTACTATTTTAGCATACTTATATTAGCTTATAAAAGATTATCTAAGGTGAGTCGTCAATGGATTTAAATCCCCAACAAGAAAAAGCCGTTCAACACAAAACGGGCCCACTGCTCTTATTAGCTGGAGCAGGAACAGGAAAAACCCACACCCTATGCTGCCGTGTTGCCAAACTAATTCAGTCTGGAGTTCCCGCCCATAAAATCCTCATGCTTACCTTCACTCGCAAAGCGGCTGAAGAAATGAAACAGCGCATCGACCGGCTTATGGATCAAGATTGCCCTGTACTGGCAGGCACTTTTCATTCTATTGCTTTCAATGATTTAAAGAACCTCGGCATACTCAACAATTTATCGGGAATCTTTGACGATACATCACAAGCCAAATTCATTCGCAAAGAACTAAAAAAGAAATGTTTCGAGGCTATCAGCTCATACTCACCACGCGAGTTTATGCGATTCTTCTCCCTCTGTACAAATACCATGGAAGAAGAAATTAAAATTATCGCTGCCCACTTCCCGTCTTGGCTCAGTCACTCAGAACTCATACATAAACTCAAGGCCAATTACTGCCAACACAAAAACAAACTCAAAGCCTACGATTACGACGATATCCTTTGTACTTGGTCCAAAGCCCTTGAAGGGCCAAACCTCAGCTTAGCTCAACAGTGCGAATACATTTTGGTTGACGAGTACCAAGACACCTCCAAACTGCAAATCGACATCCTCAAAAAACTCTGCAAGCAACACGACAACATCATGGCCGTCGGCGACGACTGCCAAAGCATCTACTCCTTTCGCGGTGCTCTACCTGAACAAATATCGCAATTCAGCCTAGACTTCACTGGAGCCCAATCCCTGACTCTAGAAGAAAACTATCGCAGCACGCAACAAATTCTCGATTTCGCCAACAAATCCATGCTTATGGCAAAAGGCGTCATCCAAAAGAAACTCCGTTCCGGACTCGATAGCCAAGGACAAGACCCCGACATTCTTTTCAGTTCCTATCACAAAACGAGTGAAAAAGAAATTTGCAAAGATGTTTATCTCAAACGTTCACAAGGCATAAAATTTGATCAACAGGCCATCCTCTATCGCTCAACTCTGCACTGCCTAAGACTCGAAATGGAACTCACCCGACAGGGTATACCCTACAAAAAATTTGGCAGTAAAAAAATTACTGACAAAAGCCACATCAAAAAATTTGCCGCTGCACTTTCCTTCGTTTTCAGCTCAGAAGTCCATCAATTAGCTCTTAACCAATGCCTCGAAATCATACCAGGCCTAGGCCCAAAAACAGTCGAAAAAATCCTCCTAGAAATCTCCAATGGAAAACAACTGAAAGATATTAAACTTCCAACAAAATCTCATGATGCAGTACATGAGTTAATAAGCTTTCAAAAAATGGCTATTAACAAAAACAACCTTGAAGAATTGATCGACTTCACCACTCCACTGATCTTCAACCTCAAGGAAGATAACCGCAAAAAACTCAAAGACATCTACACCATATCGGAAGAATTGCGTAAAGCGCAAAATTGGGATGACTTCTATACCGACATCATCCTCAATATGGAAGTCGATCACACAGATCACGACGAACTCCTCACTCTCTCTACTATTCACTCAGCAAAAGGCAAGGAATGGCAAAGCGTTCATATCCTGGCCGTAAACGAAGGTGCCATACCACTCCAAAGTTCGCAGAATATTGAAGAGGAAAGACGCCTACTCTACGTCGCTATAACCCGAGCAAAAAAACAACTCAAACTCTACGTAGAAAACTCAAAAGAACTTCGTGAAAGCTCTCGATTCCTTGAAAACCTAGTGACACTCAAGCAAAGCACACACAAAACAAAGCACACACAAAACACTATTGTTATCGAACCTAAATCAAACAATGACTTCCAAGAACTTACTTACGTCAGTGAAGATCGTCCTGGCACTGCTTTAGCACAGTCTGATATGGACGAATTGACCTACATTCCTTTTTATGACTAATTTTCCCTTTTCCATAAGTGAATTTCGTAAAATCAGCATACATTTAACTAGCTAATAACTTACACAAGCTGTTGACAACTAACATTTTTTAAAACATGACATGGTTTTAGGCTGTTAATTTTTTAACAGCTATTGCAAAAAAAGAGCAAACCTTTATTTTAGCGAGCTATTTATATTATATAACACATCATGGATAAATTATAACTATGGACAAAAAACAACTTGGTTTTAATACTCAAGACCTCGGTTTGTACTCTCCTAGCATGGAGAAGGACAACTGTGGTGCCGGTTTTATTTGCGACCTGAATGGCCGTAAATCCAACAAAATTATTCACAATGCTTTAGAGATCTTAGTACGCCTCACTCACCGTGGTGCCGTAAGTGCCGATGGTAAAACAGGTGACGGTGCTGGTATCTTAATGAAGATTCCACATGACTTCTTCGTAAAAGATTGTCGTAAAAACGAAATTTTCCTTCCTGAAGAAGGTCGCTATGCTGTTGGTATGGTCTTCCTTCCACAGGATAATGAGCAAAGACGCAAATGCATGGGCGCTTTCAAACGCTCTGTAACTGAAGAAGGCCTCAATCTCCTCGGCTGGCGTGAAGTTCCAGTTAACACGGACGCACTCGGTAGAATTGCTAAAGAAACTGAACCCAAGGTTATGCAAGTATTTGTTGGCCGTGGCGAAGAAGAGCTTAGCGAAGAAGAATTCGGCATCCGCCTCTACATCTCGCGCAAAGCTGTTGAGAACGAAATCCGCGAATCGGATATGTGTGAGAAAAACTTCTTCTACATCCCATCTTTCTCTACAACTACTATTATCTATAAAGGCCTCATTAAACCTGAAGATATGTCTGAGTACTACCCTGACTTAGTTAACGAAGAATTCGTGACTAATTTAGCCTTAGTTCACCAGCGTTTCTCTACAAACACTTTCCCAACTTGGGACCTCGCTCAGCCTTTCCGCTACATGTGCCACAATGGTGAGATTAATACTCTCCGTGGTAACGTCAACCGTATGCGTGCTCGTCAAGAACTTTTCGAGAGCGAACTCTTTGGTGATCGCGTTGAAAAAATCAAGCCAGTTGTCATTGAAGGTCGTTCTGACTCAGCTTCACTCGATAACGCAGTAGAACTCATGGTCAACACAGGCCGCTCACTTCCAGAAGTGATGATGACTCTCGTTCCCGAAGCTTGGGAAAAACACCAAGACATGTCCGATGAGAAAAAAGCCTTCTACGAATATGCTTCTTGCATCATGGAACCATGGGATGGTCCTGCTTCAATTCCTTTCACAGATGGTCACTGCATTGGTGCTATCCTCGACCGTAACGGCCTCCGCCCTTCACGTTACACAGTAACTAAAGATGGTCTCGTTATCATGTCTTCAGAGATCGGTGTTGTCGATGTGGATCCTGCTAATGTTGAATACCACGGCCGCCTCGAGCCAGGACGTATGTTCCTCGTAGACATGGAAGAAGGTCGCATTGTCGATGACGCAGAAATCAAAAACCGCGTTGTTAAGTCTCAGCCTTATGGTGACTGGGTTAAAGACAACCTCATTCACTTTGGTCAAATCCCAGCAGTTGAATTCGAAAACAAAGTGGAAGAAACTTCTCTCACGGATCGTAAGAAAATTTTCGGCTACAGCCTAGAAGACGAAAAAATCATCCTCTCTGCCATGGGCGAGACGGGCAAAGAAGCGATCGGCTCAATGGGTACAGATACCCCTTTAGCTGTCCTCTCTGACAAGCCGCGTCTAATCTTTGATTACTTCAAACAACTTTTTGCTCAGGTCACTAACCCGCCACTCGATGGTATTCGTGAAGAAGTCGTTACTTCTCTCAAACTTACGATTGGTTCAGCTCACAACGTATTCGAGCAAGGTGGCCTCCACTGCAAAAAGCTTTCTGTTGAAACTCCTTTCTTAACGAATGGCGAATTAGAAAAACTTCGCTCACTCGATCAAGAAGATTTACGTGCCGTTACGATTCCAATTCTTTTCAAAGCTAATACCGGTGTCAATGGATTAGATCAAGCACTCAACGAAATCATTCTTAAAGCGATTAATGCTGTTGATGCAGGTAAAACACTCATCATCCTTTCAGATCGCGGTGTCAATAAAAAGAATGCAGCTATCCCAGTTCTTCTTGCAGCTTCTTTCATTCACCACGCTCTCACAAAATTTGGACGTCGCTCTAGATGCGGCATCATTGTCGAAACTGCTGAAGCGCGTGAGATTCACCACTTCGCTACCCTCTTCGGTTATGGCGTAAGTGCCATCAACCCTTACATGGCTTACGAAGTTCTCGACGAAATGATCGACAAAGGTATGCTCACTGTAGATCACGACAAAGCCGTGGCTAACTACATCAAAGCTGCTGGTACTGGTCTCGTAAAAGTGATGACGAAAATTGGTATCTCTACCCTTCACTCTTACCGCGGTGCACAAATTTTCGAAATCCTCGGTCTCAAAAAAGATTTTGTTGATCGTTTCTTCACTCACACAGCGACTCGTATTGAGGGTGCTGATTTGAGTGAAATCCATAAAGATACTGTAAAACGCCACAAACAAGCTTTCCCAACTGAGGAAACTGCAGGTAAAATCGAAGTCAACGTCGGTGGTGATTATCAGTGGCGCCGTAATGGTGAACGTCACATGTTCAACCCGCACACAGTCTCTCGCCTTCAGTTAGCTGTACGCGACAATCTTCCACAATCTTATGAGCAATTCGCCAAAATGATCAACGATCAATCTGAGCGTCTCATGACAATTCGTGGCCTCATGGTATTCAGAGATCAAAATCCAATCCCACTTGAAGAAGTTGAGCCTTGGACTGAAATCGTTAAACGTTTCAAAACAGGTGCGATGTCTTACGGTTCGATCTCTTCTGAAGCTCACGAGAACCTCGCAATTGCCATGAACCGCATCGGCGGCAAGTCAAACTCAGGTGAAGGCGGAGAAAATCCAGCTCGTTTCGAAAAAGACGAAAATGGCGACTGGCGTCGTTCGGCTATTAAGCAGGTTGCTTCTGGCCGTTTCGGTGTAACTTCTCACTACCTCACAAATGCTGATGAGATTCAGATTAAAATGGCTCAGGGCGCTAAGCCTGGTGAAGGTGGTCAACTTCCTGGTGAAAAAGTTTTCCCATGGATTGCTGAATGCCGTAACTCAACTCCTTACGTAGGTCTTATTTCTCCTCCTCCTCACCACGATATCTACTCGATTGAGGACTTGGCTCAACTTATCTACGACCTCAAAAATGCTAACCGCACAGCTCGCGTCAACGTTAAGCTCGTATCTGAAGTTGGCGTAGGTACAATTGCTGCTGGTGTTGCCAAAGCAAAAGCTGACGTCATCCTCGTTTCAGGTTTCGATGGCGGTACGGGTGCATCTCCACTTACTTCACTCAAACACTGTGGTCTTCCTTGGGAACTCGGTATTGCTGAAGCTCAACAAACACTCGTTATGAATGACCTCCGTAACCGAATCGTACTCGAATGCGATGGTCAGCTCAAAACAGGTCGCGACGTTGCGATTGCCGCACTTCTCGGTGCAGAAGAGTTTGGTTTTGCTACGGCTCCACTCGTTGCTTCTGGCTGTATCATGATGCGTGTTTGTCATCTCAATACTTGCCCAGTAGGTATTGCAACTCAGGATCCCGAATTGCGTAAGCGTTTCAAAGGTAAACCTGAGCACGTTGTCAACTACATGCGTTTTGTTGCTGAAGAACTCCGTCAAATCATGGCTGAGCTCGGTTTCCGCACTATTTCTGAAATGGTCGGTCAATCAGAGAAACTCGAAATGCGTAAAGCTATCGATCACTACAAGGCTCAAGGCCTTGACTACAGCAAGATTCTCTATAAACCAGAAGTTGCTGAAGGAACTAAACTCTTCAATACTGAAGTACAAGATCACGAACTCGACGAAGTGATTGACTTCACTCTTTTAGAGAAAACCAAAGCGGCGATTGAGAAGCAAGAAAAAGTAAGTTTCGAGATTAATACTTGCAACACTGACCGTTCTGTAGGTGCCATCCTTTCAAATGAAATCTCAAAAATCTACGGTAAAGAAGGTCTCCCTGAAGATACCATCGATATGACTTTTCACGGTTCTGCGGGACAATCATTCGGTGCTTTCTCAACAAAAGGTCTCACCATGAGAGTTGAAGGTGAAACAAACGATTACCTCGGTAAAGGTTTATCAGGTGCTAAACTCATTATTAAGCCCGCTAAGACAGCAACTTACGTTGCTAAAGATAACATCATCACGGGTAACGTAACTCTCTACGGTGCGGTAACTGGTGAAGCATACATCAACGGTATTGCTGGTGAACGTTTCTGCGTTCGTAACTCTGGCGCAAAAGCCGTCGTTGAAGGCGTTGGTGACCACGGTTGTGAATACATGACTGGTGGCGTTGCCGTTATCCTCGGTGAAACTGGACGTAACTTCGCAGCTGGTATGAGTGGCGGTGTAGCTTACGTACTCGACCCCACTAACAAGTTCAAAGAACTCAACTGCAACATGGAAATGATTGGTTTCGAAAAAGTCGAAGTCGAAGCAGACGTAACTGAACTTAAACAATTAATTACAAATCACTTCAACTACACAAATAGTCCCGTAGCCGAAGACATCCTCAATAACTGGGATGCTAAAGTCGGACAATTTGTTAAAGTGATGCCTCACGATTACAAACGCGCACTCGAACGAATTGCTCGTGAACAAGAAGAAGCGGCGCAGGTATAGGAGATTATCATGGGTAAAAAAACTGGATTTAAAGAATTTGATCGTCAAGTAGAAGCGAAGCGTCCTCCAGCAGAACGTATTGAACACTACAACGAATTCACTGAGCCAATGAAAAAAGAAGAGCTCGAAACTCAAGGTGCACGCTGCATGGATTGCGGTATTCCCTTCTGTCACTCAGGCTGTCCTTTAGGCAACTTGATCCCCGACTTCAATGACCTCGTTTACACGGGTCAGTGGAAAGACGCCCTCGCGCGTCTCCATAGCACAAATAACTTCCCTGAGTTCACTGGTCGTCTCTGCCCAGCTCCTTGTGAAGAAGCTTGTGTCATGACTATTAACCAACCGGCGATCACCATTGAAAATATCGAAAAGAATATCGTTGAAAAAGGTTTCTCTGAAGGCTGGATTAAAGCTGAGCCACCAACAGAACGTACTGGCAAGAAAATTGCCGTGATTGGTTCTGGCCCCTCAGGTCTAGCAGCTGCACAACAACTCAATCGTGCGGGTCACCTCGTTTCAGTCTTTGAGCGTGATGATCGCATCGGTGGACTTCTTCGCTACGGTATTCCTGATTTCAAAATGGAAAAATGGGTTATTGA includes:
- the pepN gene encoding aminopeptidase N, which gives rise to MSQANTIYLKDYQEPDYLIPKTQLTVEIFDDCARVSSRLSIKKNHSGERRELKLNGENLSFISVKYVGEESIAYDLCDKYLTIVPKSDDFILEIVNEIDPKNNKALEGLYQSGDIYCTQNEPEGFRKICYYLDRSDVMSSFTTRIEADKVDFPRLLSNGNLIDSGEMTGDRHYAVWEDPFPKPCYLFALVAGDLAKVDDNFTTKSGREIALEIFVDHGNEDRCEHALESLKKSMKWDEDRFDLEYDLDLYMIVAVDAFNMGAMENKGLNIFNSTCALANPDTATDANFFRIESIIAHEYFHNWTGNRVTCRDWFQLTLKEGLTVFRDQEFSADLNSRAVCRIEDVRALRDSQFVEDAGPNAHPIKPASYMEINNFYTPTVYEKGAEVIRMIHTMIGESNFQLGMKKYFDLFDGKAVTTEDFVHSMEVASGRDFKQFKRWYSQSGTPTVQVTSKFDEGADTFTLTFTQKLKNKSDQVYHLPVKLGLLDSNGEELELIMQGKSFGTETVLELHTDSQSFVFEGLKEKPVPSLFRAFSAPIILEMETKREDLAFLLSYDSDSFNRYEAGQRLAKLEIESLCEALRDNKVPQVDHLVLDAFSKLLRSANADEAFKALAFAVPSLVSITEQQKEFSPVIAQKAREILSHALAEANEDYLAEHFNRYNAKENYVFNAENMGLRSFKNMCLHYLLKLPKADYISLAQDQYDTANNLTDRFAALQALLQTQSTARDEALEHFYDLWKDDAIVINKWFAAQAGAPVGSSDQLIKKLENVEAFDIQNPNKVRCLYGAFAANLPQFHKEDGSGYHLIADKIIELNSFNPQIAAGLSKAFKKFGALKGQQKDFMKKALEKIIAVDDLSPDVYEIVSKTLKA
- a CDS encoding thioredoxin-like domain-containing protein, with product MNKVLIILAVVCGFMFFSSQSKKKTDSSVSNGGGDKYPISKLYTSVVDKSGKAVANHGLQDRGYVLVYYSASWCPPCRQFTPILDKYYQENKNKQNFEILLVCADRSEKEMLSYMKKMSFNAVDFDKIRSSGLAQFAGRGIPNLTVFDNSGKVLLDGRKMRAMEALEAFKKLPRKSGKVAVR
- a CDS encoding ATP-dependent helicase encodes the protein MDLNPQQEKAVQHKTGPLLLLAGAGTGKTHTLCCRVAKLIQSGVPAHKILMLTFTRKAAEEMKQRIDRLMDQDCPVLAGTFHSIAFNDLKNLGILNNLSGIFDDTSQAKFIRKELKKKCFEAISSYSPREFMRFFSLCTNTMEEEIKIIAAHFPSWLSHSELIHKLKANYCQHKNKLKAYDYDDILCTWSKALEGPNLSLAQQCEYILVDEYQDTSKLQIDILKKLCKQHDNIMAVGDDCQSIYSFRGALPEQISQFSLDFTGAQSLTLEENYRSTQQILDFANKSMLMAKGVIQKKLRSGLDSQGQDPDILFSSYHKTSEKEICKDVYLKRSQGIKFDQQAILYRSTLHCLRLEMELTRQGIPYKKFGSKKITDKSHIKKFAAALSFVFSSEVHQLALNQCLEIIPGLGPKTVEKILLEISNGKQLKDIKLPTKSHDAVHELISFQKMAINKNNLEELIDFTTPLIFNLKEDNRKKLKDIYTISEELRKAQNWDDFYTDIILNMEVDHTDHDELLTLSTIHSAKGKEWQSVHILAVNEGAIPLQSSQNIEEERRLLYVAITRAKKQLKLYVENSKELRESSRFLENLVTLKQSTHKTKHTQNTIVIEPKSNNDFQELTYVSEDRPGTALAQSDMDELTYIPFYD
- the gltB gene encoding glutamate synthase large subunit; translation: MDKKQLGFNTQDLGLYSPSMEKDNCGAGFICDLNGRKSNKIIHNALEILVRLTHRGAVSADGKTGDGAGILMKIPHDFFVKDCRKNEIFLPEEGRYAVGMVFLPQDNEQRRKCMGAFKRSVTEEGLNLLGWREVPVNTDALGRIAKETEPKVMQVFVGRGEEELSEEEFGIRLYISRKAVENEIRESDMCEKNFFYIPSFSTTTIIYKGLIKPEDMSEYYPDLVNEEFVTNLALVHQRFSTNTFPTWDLAQPFRYMCHNGEINTLRGNVNRMRARQELFESELFGDRVEKIKPVVIEGRSDSASLDNAVELMVNTGRSLPEVMMTLVPEAWEKHQDMSDEKKAFYEYASCIMEPWDGPASIPFTDGHCIGAILDRNGLRPSRYTVTKDGLVIMSSEIGVVDVDPANVEYHGRLEPGRMFLVDMEEGRIVDDAEIKNRVVKSQPYGDWVKDNLIHFGQIPAVEFENKVEETSLTDRKKIFGYSLEDEKIILSAMGETGKEAIGSMGTDTPLAVLSDKPRLIFDYFKQLFAQVTNPPLDGIREEVVTSLKLTIGSAHNVFEQGGLHCKKLSVETPFLTNGELEKLRSLDQEDLRAVTIPILFKANTGVNGLDQALNEIILKAINAVDAGKTLIILSDRGVNKKNAAIPVLLAASFIHHALTKFGRRSRCGIIVETAEAREIHHFATLFGYGVSAINPYMAYEVLDEMIDKGMLTVDHDKAVANYIKAAGTGLVKVMTKIGISTLHSYRGAQIFEILGLKKDFVDRFFTHTATRIEGADLSEIHKDTVKRHKQAFPTEETAGKIEVNVGGDYQWRRNGERHMFNPHTVSRLQLAVRDNLPQSYEQFAKMINDQSERLMTIRGLMVFRDQNPIPLEEVEPWTEIVKRFKTGAMSYGSISSEAHENLAIAMNRIGGKSNSGEGGENPARFEKDENGDWRRSAIKQVASGRFGVTSHYLTNADEIQIKMAQGAKPGEGGQLPGEKVFPWIAECRNSTPYVGLISPPPHHDIYSIEDLAQLIYDLKNANRTARVNVKLVSEVGVGTIAAGVAKAKADVILVSGFDGGTGASPLTSLKHCGLPWELGIAEAQQTLVMNDLRNRIVLECDGQLKTGRDVAIAALLGAEEFGFATAPLVASGCIMMRVCHLNTCPVGIATQDPELRKRFKGKPEHVVNYMRFVAEELRQIMAELGFRTISEMVGQSEKLEMRKAIDHYKAQGLDYSKILYKPEVAEGTKLFNTEVQDHELDEVIDFTLLEKTKAAIEKQEKVSFEINTCNTDRSVGAILSNEISKIYGKEGLPEDTIDMTFHGSAGQSFGAFSTKGLTMRVEGETNDYLGKGLSGAKLIIKPAKTATYVAKDNIITGNVTLYGAVTGEAYINGIAGERFCVRNSGAKAVVEGVGDHGCEYMTGGVAVILGETGRNFAAGMSGGVAYVLDPTNKFKELNCNMEMIGFEKVEVEADVTELKQLITNHFNYTNSPVAEDILNNWDAKVGQFVKVMPHDYKRALERIAREQEEAAQV